One genomic window of Panicum hallii strain FIL2 chromosome 6, PHallii_v3.1, whole genome shotgun sequence includes the following:
- the LOC112896908 gene encoding brassinosteroid LRR receptor kinase BRL3-like: MGAARTVAPLAVLLLQLLLHLMGAGAAEADDEAAALLAFKRASVANDPHGALAGWREANSTSASGSPCAWAGVSCADGRVRELNLSGMSLDGRLRLDALLALPALQSLDLRRNAFHGNLAAHHTAQPPRTPSLCALLQVDLSSNALNGTLPRAFLKSCAGMQSLNLSRNNLTGGGFPFPPSLSTLDMSRNMLSDAGLLNYSLTGCHGIQYLNLSSNQFTGGLPEFAQCSQVSILDLSGNLMSGTLPGRLLTTASANLTHLSIAGNNISGDISRYDFGGCTNLTVLDWSYNRLSGMGLPLTLDNCHRLETLDMSGNKLLSGTIPVFLGGFQQLKKLALAGNNFTGEIPDELSLLCGTLVELDLSSNQLTGGLPASFSKCRSLKLLDLGNNQLSGDFVVTVISKISSLRVLRLPFNNITGTNPLPTLAAECPLLEVIDLGSNLLDGEIMPNLCSSLPSLRKLILPNNYLNGTVPPSLSNCSNLESIDLSFNLLHGQIPPEVLFLPKLIDLVMWANNLSGEIPDKLCSNSTTLETLVISYNSFTGGIPPSITRCVNLIWVSLAANNLTGSVPSGFGNLQKLAILQLHKNSLSGPVPAEFGSCSNLIWLDLNSNNFSGTIPTQLAAQAGLITGGIVSGKQFAFLRNEAGNICPGAGVLFEFLDIRPERLAQFPTVHSCGSTRIYTGMTVYMFNKNGSMIFLDLSYNSLTDAFTGLKLIGALDLSHNHLTGVIPAGFGSLNFLDDFDVSNNNLTGEIPTSGQIITFPASRFGNNSGLCGIPLNPCTHNASTGDSSQHSPNGQRKFLEEFVLLAVALLVLIMATLVVILYKLRRPCESKTEEIQTGYSDSLPSSTSISWKISGSREPLSINLAVFENPLRKLTYSHLHEATNGFSSEACIGTGGFGEVYKAKLKDGSVVAVKKLMYFTGQGDREFTAEMETIGKIKHRNLVPLLGYCKIGDERLLVYEYMKNGSLDVMLHEKAKIDVNLDWITRKKIAVGSARGLAFLHHSCVPHIIHRDMKSSNVLLDDNLDAYVSDFGMARLVNALDSHLTVSKLLGTPGYVAPEYFQSIICTTKGDVYSYGVVLLELLSGKKPIDPTEFGDSNLVDWAKQMVKEDRCNEIFDPILTDTKSCELELYQYLKIACQCLDDHPNRRPTMIQVMAMFKELQIDSDNNFLDGFSIDSANIEESSEKSV, from the exons ATGGGCGCCGCTCGCACGGTGGCGCCGCTCGCTGTGCTCCTGCTGCAGCTTCTGCTTCACCTGATGGGAGCAGGTGCTGCTGAGGCCGACGACGAGGCCGCGGCGCTGCTTGCGTTCAAGCGCGCGTCCGTGGCCAACGACCCGCACGGCGCGCTCGCGGGCTGGCGCGAGGCCAACTCCACCTCCGCCTCCGGCTCGCCGTGCGCGTGGGCCGGCGTCTCGTGCGCGGACGGCCGCGTCCGCGAGCTCAACCTCAGCGGCATGTCCCTCGACGGCCGGCTCAGGCTGGACGCGCTGCTCGCGCTCCCGGCGCTCCAGAGCCTCGACCTCCGCCGCAACGCATTCCACGGCAATCTCGCCGCCCACCACACCGCGCAGCCGCCGCGGACACCGTCGCTGTGCGCGCTGTTGCAAGTGGACCTGTCGTCGAACGCCTTGAACGGAACGCTGCCCCGGGCGTTCTTGAAGTCCTGCGCCGGCATGCAGTCCCTGAATTTGTCCAGGAACAACCTTACCGGCGGGGGCTTCCCGTTCCCACCGTCGCTGAGCACCCTGGACATGTCCAGGAACATGCTTTCAGACGCCGGCTTGCTCAACTACTCCCTGACCGGCTGCCATGGTATTCAGTACCTCAATCTCTCGTCCAACCAGTTCACAGGAGGCCTGCCGGAGTTTGCACAGTGCAGCCAAGTTTCTATTCTTGATTTGTCAGGGAACCTTATGTCCGGCACCCTCCCTGGCAGGCTTTTGACCACGGCGTCAGCAAATTTGACACACTTGAGCATTGCAGGGAATAACATCTCTGGGGACATCTCCAGGTATGATTTTGGTGGTTGCACAAACCTCACCGTGCTCGATTGGTCATACAATAGGTTGAGTGGCATGGGGTTGCCACTGACTCTTGATAACTGCCACCGCTTGGAGACACTTGACATGTCCGGGAACAAGCTTCTTTCTGGTACAATACCAGTGTTCTTGGGAGGCTTCCAACAATTGAAGAAACTCGCACTAGCTGGGAACAACTTCACTGGGGAAATTCCAGATGAGCTGAGCCTCTTGTGCGGAACGCTGGTTGAACTAGACTTATCAAGCAACCAACTGACTGGCGGTTTGCCTGCAAGCTTCTCAAAATGCAGATCACTTAAGCTGCTTGACCTTGGCAACAACCAGCTTTCTGGGGACTTTGTGGTTACAGTCATCAGCAAAATCTCCTCCCTACGGGTGCTGCGGCTGCCATTCAACAATATCACAGGGACAAATCCACTGCCCACACTAGCAGCTGAGTGCCCTTTACTTGAAGTTATTGATCTTGGGTCTAATTTGCTTGATGGGGAGATCATGCCAAACTTGTGCTCATCATTGCCATCACTACGAAAGCTCATCCTCCCGAACAATTACCTCAATGGAACTGTGCCACCGTCACTCAGCAATTGCAGCAATCTAGAGTCAATTGACCTCAGTTTCAACCTTTTACACGGTCAGATTCCACCAGAAGTATTATTCCTTCCTAAGCTTATTGATCTGGTCATGTGGGCAAACAATCTTTCAGGCGAAATACCAGACAAGCTATGCTCCAATAGCACTACTCTGGAGACATTGGTGATAAGTTACAACAGCTTCACTGGAGGCATCCCTCCATCCATTACCAGATGTGTGAATCTCATATGGGTATCACTTGCTGCTAACAATCTGACTGGGAGTGTGCCCTCAGGCTTTGGCAACCTCCAGAAGCTTGCCATTCTACAGCTGCACAAGAATTCACTCTCTGGCCCAGTGCCAGCAGAATTTGGCAGCTGCAGCAACCTCATCTGGCTTGATCTCAACAGCAATAACTTCTCTGGTACAATACCAACGCAGTTAGCAGCACAGGCAGGACTTATCACCGGAGGTATTGTTTCTGGGAAGCAATTTGCATTCCTCAGGAATGAGGCTGGCAACATCTGCCCTGGTGCTGGAGTGCTGTTCGAGTTCCTTGATATCCGTCCAGAGCGGCTGGCCCAGTTCCCAACGGTGCACTCATGTGGCTCCACAAGGATATACACCGGAATGACAGTATACATGTTCAATAAAAATGGAAGCATGATCTTCCTTGATCTCTCGTACAACAGCCTTACAG ATGCATTCACTGGGCTGAAGCTGATTGGTGCACTAGACCTCTCACACAACCACCTAACCGGTGTCATCCCCGCAGGATTTGGGTCTTTAAATTTCCTTGATGACTTCGATGTCTCTAACAACAACCTTACTGGAGAAATCCCAACATCTGGACAGATCATTACATTTCCAGCATCCCGCTTTGGAAACAACTCTGGCCTCTGTGGCATTCCCTTGAATCCTTGCACGCATAATGCCAGCACAGGAGATAGTTCCCAACATTCCCCAAACGGGCAGAGAAAATTTCTCGAAGAATTTGTGCTCCTTGCTGTGGCACTCTTAGTGCTCATAATGGCCACCCTAGTGGTCATTCTATACAAACTCAGGAGGCCCTGTGAAAGCAAAACTGAAGAGATTCAAACTGGGTATAGCGACAGCCTCCCATCATCCACCAGTATAAGCTGGAAGATTTCTGGTTCCCGCGAGCCACTAAGCATCAATTTGGCGGTATTTGAGAATCCACTGAGGAAGCTGACATATTCCCACCTACATGAGGCCACCAATGGCTTCAGTTCAGAGGCTTGTATTGGCACAGGAGGATTTGGTGAGGTTTACAAGGCTAAGCTCAAGGATGGCAGTGTTGTGGCTGTCAAGAAGCTGATGTATTTTACAGGCCAGGGTGACCGGGAGTTCACTGCAGAGATGGAAACAATTGGCAAGATCAAACATCGCAACCTTGTGCCATTGCTAGGCTACTGCAAAATTGGTGATGAGCGTCTCCTTGTGTATGAGTATATGAAGAATGGCAGCTTGGATGTCATGCTCCATGAAAAGGCCAAAATTGATGTGAATCTTGATTGGATTACAAGGAAAAAGATTGCAGTCGGTTCGGCAAGAGGATTAGCGTTCCTCCACCACAGTTGCGTCCCACACATCATACACCGGGACATGAAATCGAGCAACGTGCTGCTTGATGATAACCTTGATGCCTATGTATCGGATTTTGGGATGGCACGGCTTGTCAATGCACTTGACTCGCATCTGACTGTGAGCAAGCTCTTAGGAACACCTGGATATGTGGCACCTGAATACTTCCAGTCTATTATCTGCACAACCAAGGGTGACGTCTACAGCTATGGTGTTGTGCTTTTGGAGCTTCTCTCAGGGAAGAAACCAATCGATCCAACAGAATTTGGTGACAGTAACCTTGTTGACTGGGCAAAACAGATGGTTAAGGAGGACCGATGCAACGAGATATTTGATCCTATATTGACTGATACAAAATCCTGTGAATTGGAATTGTATCAGTATCTGAAGATTGCTTGCCAGTGCTTGGATGATCATCCTAACCGCAGACCTACCATGATTCAGGTTATGGCAATGTTCAAAGAGTTACAGATTGACTCAGACAACAACTTCTTGGATGGCTTCTCAATCGATTCAGCAAATATAGAGGAATCATCTGAGaaatcagtgtaa